From a single Shewanella donghaensis genomic region:
- a CDS encoding response regulator transcription factor produces the protein MRILLVEDDLGLQRNLSEHLQAANYSVDISSDGEDGLFQAMEHQYDAAIIDVGLPKIDGLSLITQLRDKQIDYPILILTARDGWQDKVLGLDSGADDYLTKPFQPEELVARLNALIRRSAGQASPVITNGPFSLNTRTLALSHLEQSVILSSSEFKLFEYFMMHQGEVISKPTLIEHIYDQDFDLDSNVIEVFIRRLRKKLDPDNQYKLIETLRGQGYRLRLLDN, from the coding sequence ATGAGAATACTATTGGTTGAAGACGATTTAGGATTACAACGTAATCTAAGTGAACATTTACAAGCTGCAAATTACAGCGTGGATATTTCATCTGATGGTGAAGATGGCTTATTTCAAGCGATGGAGCATCAATATGATGCTGCCATTATTGATGTGGGTTTACCTAAGATTGATGGGCTGAGTTTAATCACTCAACTACGCGATAAGCAAATTGATTACCCCATTTTAATATTAACAGCCCGAGATGGTTGGCAAGACAAAGTGCTAGGGCTAGATTCAGGTGCTGATGATTACCTGACAAAACCTTTTCAGCCAGAAGAATTAGTCGCTCGCCTTAATGCGTTAATACGTCGCTCTGCTGGGCAAGCAAGCCCTGTCATCACCAATGGTCCGTTTAGTCTCAACACTCGAACGCTGGCACTATCACATTTAGAGCAATCGGTTATTTTAAGCAGCTCAGAATTCAAATTGTTCGAATATTTTATGATGCATCAGGGTGAAGTCATCTCTAAACCGACTTTAATTGAACATATTTATGATCAAGATTTCGACTTAGATTCAAATGTAATTGAAGTCTTTATTCGCCGACTACGTAAAAAACTCGATCCTGATAATCAATATAAATTAATTGAAACCTTACGTGGTCAAGGTTATCGATTACGTC